One Desulfovibrio fairfieldensis genomic window carries:
- the priA gene encoding replication restart helicase PriA, which translates to MYASVALLSPPYACLTYALPPEFPAAFWQTGLRLAVPLGRGEQGALRAAVLLRVSPTTDLPENVACKTVCWPLENEALLPPDLLALALDLARRQGVEPGHILGHVLPQGLRSTRVRLHRLEAGRASALSLRQIREIQPEERRELAQALCVGAARMLAPGADAASEEFCLLRADPPWPVRPSAARQIEVLEYLHEHGAVSRRRLLQNLGQAVAPALQSLLKAGHLALTREDSGEEDEQALLPPPPTPFCLNADQEAALAGLRAALGEEEPASRLLYGVTGSGKTAVYLELAKMCLAQGKSLLLLAPEVALAHKLRRDAACSLPDAPLFFYHGYQSPARREATFRALAARREPCLVVGTRSALFLPVPRLGCVVLDEEHDGSFKQDESLSYQAKEVAWFRMAQTRGLLLLGSATPDVKTFYAAENGHLPLLRLPSRVGGKPLPPVELIDISTVSPVVSAMDGDGLLAPQSEAALRETLDRGEQAVVLLNRRGYAPLMYCLDCNSTLRCPQCEIGLTYHKGREKLVCHYCGYTRPFPSPCPQCKGMNFLPLGEGTERLAERLSVLAGRPVLRLDRDSTRRPGRMEEILAAFARQEAPILVGTQMLSKGHHFPQVTLVVVADGDLGLNLPDYRAAERTFQLLVQSAGRAGRGEKPGRVLIQTRDVSHYCWQYVQTGDYEGFYAAELARRRLRRYPPFVRLALIRMSFGVEEKNGPAALNELATALRARARELDVQMLGPAPAPLALLRGRRRFHCLLKAGDWQALRRLYFFARSRKASALLRLFLDLDPVNML; encoded by the coding sequence ATGTACGCCAGCGTCGCCCTGTTAAGCCCTCCCTATGCCTGCCTGACCTATGCGCTGCCGCCGGAATTCCCGGCGGCATTCTGGCAAACCGGTCTGCGTCTGGCCGTGCCCCTGGGCAGGGGAGAGCAGGGGGCTCTGCGGGCGGCGGTCTTGTTGCGCGTGAGCCCCACAACGGATCTGCCGGAAAATGTGGCTTGCAAGACGGTCTGCTGGCCTCTGGAAAATGAAGCCCTGCTGCCGCCGGACCTGCTGGCTTTGGCGCTGGACCTGGCCCGCCGCCAGGGCGTGGAGCCGGGGCATATCCTGGGCCATGTGCTGCCGCAGGGACTGCGCAGCACGCGCGTCCGCCTGCACCGCCTGGAAGCGGGCCGCGCCTCGGCGCTGAGCCTGCGGCAGATCCGCGAGATTCAGCCGGAAGAACGCCGTGAACTGGCCCAAGCGCTCTGTGTGGGCGCGGCCCGTATGCTGGCTCCCGGCGCGGACGCGGCCAGCGAAGAATTTTGCCTCTTGCGCGCGGACCCGCCCTGGCCGGTGCGCCCCTCGGCGGCGCGGCAGATTGAAGTTCTGGAATATCTGCATGAACACGGGGCCGTGAGCCGCCGCCGTTTGCTGCAAAACCTGGGACAGGCTGTGGCTCCGGCTCTGCAAAGCCTGCTCAAGGCCGGACATCTGGCGCTGACGCGCGAGGACAGTGGGGAAGAAGATGAGCAGGCCCTGCTGCCGCCCCCGCCGACGCCTTTCTGCCTCAATGCGGACCAGGAAGCGGCCCTGGCCGGTCTGCGCGCGGCTCTGGGCGAGGAGGAGCCAGCCTCCCGCCTGCTCTACGGCGTTACGGGCAGCGGCAAGACCGCCGTGTACCTGGAACTGGCAAAAATGTGCCTGGCTCAGGGGAAAAGCCTCTTGCTGCTGGCTCCGGAAGTGGCGCTGGCCCATAAGTTGCGCCGTGACGCGGCCTGTTCCCTGCCGGACGCGCCGCTCTTTTTTTACCACGGTTATCAGTCTCCGGCCCGGCGTGAGGCCACCTTCCGCGCTCTGGCCGCCCGGCGTGAACCCTGTCTGGTGGTGGGCACGCGCTCGGCTCTTTTTCTGCCCGTGCCCCGGCTGGGCTGCGTGGTGCTGGATGAAGAGCACGACGGCTCCTTCAAACAGGATGAAAGCCTTTCCTACCAAGCCAAGGAAGTGGCCTGGTTCCGCATGGCCCAGACGCGCGGTCTGCTGCTGCTGGGCTCGGCCACGCCGGACGTTAAAACCTTTTACGCGGCGGAAAATGGCCATCTGCCCCTCCTGCGTCTGCCGAGCCGGGTGGGCGGCAAGCCTTTGCCGCCGGTGGAACTGATCGATATCAGCACGGTGTCCCCGGTCGTCTCCGCGATGGACGGGGACGGCCTGCTGGCCCCGCAGAGTGAAGCGGCCCTGCGCGAAACCCTGGACAGGGGCGAGCAGGCCGTGGTCCTGCTTAACCGGCGCGGCTACGCGCCTCTGATGTACTGTCTGGACTGCAACAGCACCCTGCGCTGCCCGCAGTGCGAGATCGGGCTCACCTACCATAAGGGGCGGGAAAAGCTGGTTTGCCACTATTGCGGCTATACCCGGCCCTTTCCTTCGCCCTGCCCGCAGTGCAAGGGCATGAACTTTCTGCCCCTGGGCGAGGGCACCGAGCGCCTGGCCGAGCGTCTGAGCGTGCTGGCCGGGCGGCCCGTGCTGCGTCTGGACCGCGACAGCACTCGCCGTCCGGGCCGCATGGAGGAAATCCTGGCCGCCTTTGCCCGGCAGGAAGCGCCCATCCTGGTGGGCACGCAAATGCTCTCCAAAGGTCATCATTTCCCGCAGGTGACCCTGGTCGTGGTGGCCGACGGCGATCTGGGCCTGAATCTGCCCGACTACCGCGCGGCCGAGCGTACCTTTCAGCTCCTGGTCCAGTCCGCGGGCCGGGCCGGGCGGGGCGAAAAGCCGGGCCGGGTGCTGATCCAGACCCGGGACGTCAGCCATTATTGCTGGCAGTACGTGCAAACGGGCGATTATGAGGGCTTTTACGCGGCGGAACTGGCGCGGCGCCGCCTGCGGCGCTATCCGCCCTTTGTGCGCCTGGCTTTGATCCGCATGTCCTTCGGCGTGGAGGAAAAAAACGGGCCCGCGGCCCTGAACGAACTGGCCACCGCCCTGCGCGCTCGGGCGCGTGAACTCGACGTCCAGATGCTGGGCCCCGCGCCCGCTCCCTTGGCCCTGTTGCGGGGGCGGCGGCGTTTTCACTGCCTGCTCAAGGCCGGGGACTGGCAGGCCCTGCGTCGACTCTATTTTTTCGCCAGAAGCCGGAAAGCCTCCGCGCTGTTGCGACTTTTCCTTGACCTTGATCCTGTTAATATGCTGTGA
- a CDS encoding YbbR-like domain-containing protein, with protein MKSSENNGSLRRAPHLLSLLVAVLAAVGMWYVVSVRDRLEAQVEVNIDYYGIPPNLVVTDGLISKITVRLRGPETLLRSIPQQRLTQAVDLSDIKKGVTVVPLGGDNLGPTFRAFELVDIQPPRIVIKADTLMERSVPLRTIVDSPLRGGALTVENVSVSPATVVLRGPEDVVSDISSVPLTIMLDPKAAGTTVHQTITLDTPSLVTANPPSVRVQYTITSGRTVVSRRCKVELAGENRRQYTVEPEEVTVLVEVPEALAKSARYLGQLEVSVTPPALEPEQSKKVELRFRLPEGMTLLNPATEEVTVSRKKK; from the coding sequence ATGAAATCCTCTGAGAACAACGGCAGTCTGCGCCGCGCGCCGCATCTGCTTTCGCTGCTGGTGGCCGTGCTGGCCGCCGTGGGCATGTGGTACGTGGTCAGCGTACGCGACCGCCTGGAAGCCCAGGTGGAAGTGAATATCGACTATTACGGCATTCCGCCCAATCTGGTGGTCACTGATGGCCTGATCAGCAAGATCACAGTGCGTCTGCGCGGACCGGAAACCTTGCTGCGTTCCATTCCCCAGCAGCGTCTGACTCAGGCCGTGGACCTTTCGGACATCAAGAAGGGCGTCACTGTGGTGCCCTTGGGCGGCGACAATCTGGGGCCTACCTTCCGGGCTTTTGAGCTGGTGGACATCCAGCCGCCGCGTATCGTCATCAAGGCCGATACACTCATGGAACGCAGCGTGCCGTTGCGCACCATTGTGGATTCACCCCTGCGCGGCGGGGCGCTGACCGTGGAAAACGTCAGCGTGTCGCCGGCCACCGTGGTGTTGCGCGGGCCCGAGGACGTGGTCTCGGATATTTCCAGCGTGCCGCTGACCATTATGCTTGATCCCAAGGCGGCGGGCACCACCGTGCACCAGACAATCACCCTGGACACGCCCAGTCTGGTCACCGCCAATCCGCCTTCGGTGCGCGTGCAGTACACCATCACCAGCGGCCGCACCGTGGTTTCGCGACGCTGCAAGGTTGAGCTGGCCGGGGAAAACCGCCGCCAGTACACGGTGGAACCCGAGGAAGTGACTGTACTGGTGGAGGTGCCCGAGGCCCTGGCCAAGAGCGCCCGCTATCTGGGGCAGCTGGAGGTCAGCGTCACGCCGCCCGCCCTGGAGCCGGAACAGAGCAAAAAGGTCGAGCTGCGCTTCCGCCTGCCCGAGGGCATGACGCTCTTGAATCCGGCCACTGAAGAAGTTACGGTTTCCCGCAAGAAAAAATAG
- the galU gene encoding UTP--glucose-1-phosphate uridylyltransferase GalU translates to MKDIRKVIIPVAGWGTRSLPATKNIPKEMLPIYNKPVIQYVVEEAQRAKIQDVIFVTNRDKSVIEDHFDYNLQLEGVLERAGKLDKLREVRQVAEMVNIMSVRQKKQLGLGHAVLCARELVRDDPFAIMVGDDLMFGGVPGIGQLIEVAMAEKMPVIGVMEVPWEKVSRYGIIDGEEVAPGVFRVRNMVEKPKREAAPSRMAIVGRYVLTPEIFDYLEKAQPGHGGEIQLTDALQAMAQDRGMMAVRMSGMRFDAGDWAEFLTANIYFALQDEELRYELLGLLKNFVQFQ, encoded by the coding sequence ATGAAGGATATTCGCAAGGTGATCATTCCGGTGGCCGGTTGGGGTACGCGTTCCTTGCCCGCGACCAAGAACATTCCCAAGGAAATGCTGCCCATCTACAACAAGCCCGTCATCCAGTATGTGGTGGAAGAGGCTCAGCGCGCGAAAATCCAGGACGTGATCTTTGTGACCAACCGCGACAAGAGCGTCATTGAAGATCACTTCGACTACAACCTTCAGTTGGAGGGGGTGCTCGAACGCGCGGGCAAGCTGGATAAGCTCAGGGAAGTGCGGCAGGTGGCCGAAATGGTCAACATCATGTCCGTGCGCCAGAAAAAGCAGCTCGGCCTTGGGCATGCGGTGCTCTGCGCCCGCGAACTGGTGCGCGACGATCCCTTTGCGATCATGGTGGGCGACGACTTGATGTTCGGCGGCGTGCCGGGCATCGGACAGCTCATTGAAGTTGCCATGGCCGAAAAAATGCCGGTCATCGGCGTCATGGAAGTGCCTTGGGAAAAGGTCAGCCGTTACGGCATTATTGACGGCGAGGAAGTGGCCCCCGGCGTTTTCCGGGTGCGCAACATGGTGGAAAAACCCAAGCGCGAGGCCGCGCCTTCGCGGATGGCGATTGTGGGCCGCTATGTGCTCACGCCGGAGATTTTCGACTATCTGGAAAAGGCGCAGCCGGGCCACGGCGGCGAAATCCAGCTCACCGACGCCCTGCAGGCCATGGCCCAGGATCGCGGCATGATGGCCGTGCGCATGTCGGGCATGCGTTTTGACGCCGGTGACTGGGCCGAATTTCTGACGGCCAATATTTACTTCGCCCTGCAGGACGAGGAACTGCGTTACGAATTGCTGGGATTGCTCAAGAATTTCGTCCAGTTCCAGTAG
- the glmM gene encoding phosphoglucosamine mutase: MAERLFGTDGLRGTVNNAPMTVDVALRLGLAAGVRFRRGPHQHKVVIGKDTRLSGYMFESALTAGLCAAGMHVIMTGPLPTPAISFLTRSMRADLGVVISASHNPFSDNGIKFFDADGYKLPDQTENEIAEMVLNPDMSWPYPDPRQVGRATKIEDAGGRYIVYTKSCFPTQLTLSGLRIVVDCANGASYKVAPLALEELGAEVFRLSTAPDGTNINDHCGSLYPEVVAAKVREVRADVGLALDGDADRLIVVDEHGNVLDGDQLMALCAQSMMARGELPGNMLVATVMSNLALEIFMREHGGTLLRTKVGDRYVVEAMRREGAMLGGEQSGHLIFRGYSTTGDGLLAALQILRIMREKEKPLSELAGLLTPFPQKLVNVRVEKRLPFEERPAIGEAVAKVEKELAGRGRVLLRYSGTEALCRIMVEGEDEDKVRAFAADLADVVARELR; this comes from the coding sequence ATGGCTGAACGTCTTTTCGGCACGGACGGCTTGCGCGGCACGGTGAACAACGCGCCCATGACCGTGGATGTGGCCCTGCGCCTGGGGCTGGCCGCCGGGGTGCGCTTCCGGCGCGGCCCGCACCAACACAAGGTGGTCATCGGCAAGGACACGCGGCTTTCCGGCTATATGTTCGAATCCGCGCTCACGGCCGGGCTGTGCGCTGCGGGCATGCACGTGATCATGACCGGGCCGCTGCCCACGCCCGCCATCTCCTTTCTGACGCGCAGCATGCGGGCTGATCTGGGCGTGGTGATTTCGGCCTCGCACAATCCTTTTTCCGACAACGGCATCAAGTTTTTCGACGCCGACGGCTATAAGCTGCCGGACCAGACCGAAAACGAAATCGCGGAAATGGTCCTTAATCCGGATATGTCCTGGCCTTATCCGGACCCGCGCCAGGTGGGCCGGGCCACCAAGATCGAGGATGCCGGGGGCCGCTACATCGTCTACACCAAGAGCTGCTTCCCAACCCAGTTGACCCTCTCCGGCCTGCGCATCGTGGTGGATTGCGCCAACGGCGCCAGCTACAAAGTGGCTCCGCTGGCTCTGGAGGAACTGGGGGCCGAGGTCTTCCGCCTGAGTACCGCGCCCGACGGCACGAATATTAATGACCACTGCGGCTCGCTCTACCCCGAAGTGGTGGCGGCCAAGGTACGCGAGGTGCGCGCCGACGTGGGGCTGGCCCTGGACGGCGATGCCGACCGCCTGATCGTGGTGGATGAGCACGGCAACGTCCTGGACGGCGACCAGCTCATGGCCCTCTGCGCCCAGTCCATGATGGCGCGCGGCGAACTGCCGGGCAACATGCTGGTGGCCACGGTCATGAGCAACCTGGCCTTGGAGATCTTCATGCGCGAGCACGGCGGCACGCTGCTGCGCACCAAGGTGGGCGACCGCTACGTGGTGGAGGCCATGCGCCGCGAGGGAGCCATGCTCGGCGGCGAGCAGTCCGGGCATCTGATTTTCCGGGGCTACAGCACCACGGGCGACGGGCTGCTGGCTGCCCTCCAGATCCTGCGGATCATGCGCGAAAAGGAAAAGCCGCTCTCCGAACTGGCGGGCCTGCTCACGCCCTTCCCCCAGAAGCTCGTCAACGTGCGGGTGGAAAAGCGCCTGCCCTTTGAAGAGCGGCCGGCCATCGGCGAAGCCGTGGCCAAGGTGGAAAAGGAACTGGCCGGGCGGGGCCGGGTGCTGCTGCGCTACTCGGGCACCGAGGCCCTCTGCCGGATCATGGTGGAAGGCGAGGATGAGGACAAGGTCAGGGCCTTTGCCGCGGATCTGGCGGATGTGGTTGCCCGTGAACTGCGTTGA